The DNA segment CGACTCGCACTCGCACCTGGTCTTCGCGGGCGACCGGACGGCCGAGTTCAACGCGCGCATGTCGGGCCGCAGTTACTCGGCGGGCGGGATCCGCACCACGGTCGCCGCCACCCGCACGGCCACCGACGAGCAGCTCTCGGCGAACGTCGCGGCGTACCTCCATGAGGCGCTCCGCCAGGGCACCACCACGCTGGAGACGAAGTCCGGCTACGGCCTGACCGTCCAGGACGAGGAGCGGGCCCTGCGGATCGCGGCCCGCCACACCGACGAGGTCACCTACCTGGGCGCCCACATCGTCGCGCCCGAATACGCCGACGACCCGGACGGGTACGTCGCCCTGGTCACGGGCGACATGCTCGACGCCTGCGCGCCGCACGCCCGCTGGATCGACGTGTTCTGCGAGAAGGGCGCCTTCGACGGCGACCAGGCCCGCGCGATCCTCACCGCCGGGCGGGCCAGGGGCCTGCACCCGCGCGTCCACGCCAACCAGCTCGGTCACGGCCCGGGGGTGCAGCTCGCCGTCGAGCTGGACGCCGCATCGGCCGACCACTGCACGCACCTCACCGACGAGGACGTCACGGCCCTGGCCGACGGCGACACGGTCGCCACGCTGCTGCCAGGCGCCGAGTTCTCCACCCGCGCCGCCTGGCCGGACGCCCGCCGTCTCCTCGACGCCGGGGTGACGGTGGCGCTCTCCACCGACTGCAACCCGGGCTCGTCGTTCACGTCCTCGATGCCGTTCTGCATCGCCCTGGCGGTACGGGACATGGGGATGAGCCCGGACGAGGCGCTCTGGGCGGCCACCGCGGGCGGCGCACAGGCGCTGCGCCGTACGGACATCGGCCGTCTCGTGCCCGGGGCCAGGGCCGACCTGACCCTGCTCGACGCCCCGTCCCACGTCCACCTCGCCTACCGGCCCGGTGTCCCCCTGGTCTCGGGGGTGTGGCAGCGCGGCGCGCGGGTGGTCTGACCCGGAAGGACCTCGCTGAGCGCTGTACGGGCCGCACCGGGCGGTGTCCGCAGGTCCGTCACCGGGCGCCGCACGGCCTCACCGGGCGGCGTACGCAGGCTGCCCGTCACCGAGCGCCGCACGATCCTCACTGAGCGGTGCACGGGTGCCGCACGCGGAAGAGCCGGTCCCGGCGAGCGGGACCGGC comes from the Streptomyces sp. NBC_01471 genome and includes:
- the hutI gene encoding imidazolonepropionase — translated: MTNPATALTHIGSLVTNDPSLGDGSPLGLIQDAALVIDGDRIAWVGESSKAPATDNAVDADGRAVIPGFVDSHSHLVFAGDRTAEFNARMSGRSYSAGGIRTTVAATRTATDEQLSANVAAYLHEALRQGTTTLETKSGYGLTVQDEERALRIAARHTDEVTYLGAHIVAPEYADDPDGYVALVTGDMLDACAPHARWIDVFCEKGAFDGDQARAILTAGRARGLHPRVHANQLGHGPGVQLAVELDAASADHCTHLTDEDVTALADGDTVATLLPGAEFSTRAAWPDARRLLDAGVTVALSTDCNPGSSFTSSMPFCIALAVRDMGMSPDEALWAATAGGAQALRRTDIGRLVPGARADLTLLDAPSHVHLAYRPGVPLVSGVWQRGARVV